A window from Pseudomonas sp. Tri1 encodes these proteins:
- a CDS encoding peptidylprolyl isomerase, producing MLKKIALAAGTVLFAANLMAAQPTKAPHVLLETTNGQIEIELDPVKAPISTKNFLEYVDSGFYNNTIFHRVIPGFMIQGGGFTQQMQQKETKAPIKNESKNGLHNVRGTLSMARTSVPDSATSQFFVNVKDNDFLDTGDGYAVFGKVVKGMDVVDIIVNSPTTQRGGMKDVPADPVFIKSAKRID from the coding sequence ATGCTGAAAAAAATCGCCCTCGCCGCCGGTACCGTACTGTTTGCCGCCAACCTGATGGCTGCGCAGCCGACCAAGGCACCACACGTACTGCTTGAAACCACCAACGGCCAGATCGAAATCGAACTGGACCCGGTCAAGGCGCCCATCAGCACCAAGAACTTCCTGGAGTACGTGGACAGCGGCTTCTACAACAACACGATTTTCCACCGTGTGATCCCGGGCTTCATGATCCAGGGCGGCGGTTTTACTCAGCAAATGCAGCAGAAAGAAACCAAAGCTCCGATCAAGAACGAATCGAAAAACGGTTTGCATAACGTCCGCGGCACCCTGTCCATGGCCCGCACATCCGTGCCCGATTCGGCCACCAGTCAGTTCTTCGTGAACGTCAAGGACAACGATTTCCTCGACACTGGAGACGGCTATGCCGTCTTCGGCAAGGTCGTCAAAGGGATGGACGTGGTGGACATCATCGTCAACTCGCCAACCACTCAGCGCGGCGGCATGAAAGACGTGCCGGCCGATCCTGTGTTCATCAAGTCGGCCAAGCGCATCGACTGA
- a CDS encoding alpha/beta hydrolase, producing MAYFEHEGCNLHYEEYGHGAPLLLVHGLGSSTRDWEKQIPVLSAHYHLIVVDVRGHGRSDKPRERYSIEGFSADLIALIEHLGLGPVHLVGWSMGGMIAFQLAVDEPQRVKSLCIVNSAPQVKVRTLDDCWQWFKRWSLMRILSLETIGKALGAKLFPKPEQTELRLEMARRWAKNDKRAYLASFDAIVGWGVQERLSQVACPTLIICADHDYTPVALKEAYVKLLPDARLAVIADSRHATPLDQPERFNQTLLEFLTATDSTTQDH from the coding sequence ATGGCCTATTTCGAACATGAAGGTTGCAACCTGCACTACGAGGAATACGGCCACGGCGCACCCTTGCTGCTGGTCCATGGCTTGGGCTCCAGCACCCGGGACTGGGAAAAGCAGATCCCGGTGTTGTCCGCCCATTACCACTTGATCGTGGTGGATGTGCGCGGCCACGGTCGCTCTGACAAGCCGCGGGAGCGCTACAGCATCGAAGGCTTCAGCGCCGACCTGATCGCCCTGATCGAACATCTGGGCCTAGGTCCTGTGCACCTGGTGGGCTGGTCCATGGGCGGCATGATCGCTTTTCAGTTGGCGGTGGACGAACCCCAACGGGTCAAGAGCCTGTGCATCGTCAACAGCGCCCCGCAAGTCAAAGTTCGCACGCTCGACGACTGCTGGCAGTGGTTCAAGCGCTGGAGCCTGATGCGCATTCTCAGCCTGGAGACCATCGGCAAGGCCCTGGGCGCGAAATTGTTTCCCAAGCCTGAGCAAACCGAGTTACGCCTGGAAATGGCTCGGCGCTGGGCAAAAAACGACAAACGTGCTTATCTCGCCAGCTTCGATGCCATCGTGGGCTGGGGTGTCCAGGAACGACTGTCGCAAGTCGCCTGTCCAACCCTCATCATTTGCGCCGACCATGACTACACCCCGGTGGCGCTGAAAGAAGCCTATGTAAAGCTGCTGCCCGATGCACGGCTGGCGGTTATCGCCGATTCCCGGCACGCTACCCCGCTGGATCAACCCGAACGCTTCAACCAAACCCTGCTCGAATTCTTGACCGCAACCGATTCCACCACTCAGGATCATTGA
- a CDS encoding LysR family transcriptional regulator: MKAPRVTLDQWRTLQAVVDHGGFAQAAEVLHRSQSSVSYTVARMQDQLGVPLLRIDGRKAVLTEAGGVLLRRSRQLVKQASQLEDLAHHMEQGWEAEVRLVVDAAYPTARLVRALTAFMPQSRGCRVRLREEVLSGVEEVLLEGVADLAISGFSIPGYLGAELSDVEFVAVAHPEHALHRLNRELTFQDLESQLQVVIRDSGRQQPRDVGWLGAEQRWTVGSLATAATFVGSGLGFAWLPRHMIERELKEGTLKRLPLDQGGSRNPSFYLYSNKEKPLGPATQILIELLRTFDTAPLDAPFAAPEQA; this comes from the coding sequence ATGAAAGCGCCCCGCGTGACCCTTGATCAATGGCGAACATTGCAGGCCGTGGTGGATCACGGCGGCTTCGCCCAGGCCGCCGAGGTGCTGCACCGCTCCCAGTCGTCGGTGAGTTATACCGTGGCCCGCATGCAGGATCAGCTCGGCGTACCGTTACTGCGGATCGACGGGCGCAAGGCCGTGTTGACCGAGGCCGGCGGCGTGCTGCTGCGCCGCTCCCGGCAACTGGTGAAACAGGCCAGCCAGCTGGAAGACCTGGCCCATCACATGGAGCAAGGCTGGGAAGCGGAAGTGCGCCTGGTGGTCGACGCCGCCTACCCCACCGCCCGCCTCGTTCGGGCCCTGACGGCGTTTATGCCGCAGAGCCGCGGCTGTCGGGTACGGTTGCGCGAAGAAGTGTTGTCGGGCGTTGAGGAAGTGTTGCTCGAAGGCGTAGCCGATCTGGCCATCAGCGGCTTCAGCATTCCCGGCTATCTGGGGGCGGAATTGAGCGACGTGGAGTTCGTCGCGGTGGCCCATCCCGAACACGCCTTGCATCGCCTCAACCGCGAGCTGACTTTCCAGGATCTGGAGAGCCAGTTGCAAGTGGTGATCCGCGACTCCGGACGCCAGCAACCGCGCGACGTTGGTTGGCTCGGTGCCGAACAACGCTGGACCGTCGGCAGCCTGGCCACCGCCGCGACGTTCGTTGGCAGCGGCCTGGGCTTCGCCTGGCTGCCCCGGCACATGATCGAGCGGGAACTCAAGGAAGGCACGCTTAAACGGCTACCCTTGGATCAGGGCGGCAGCCGCAACCCGAGCTTCTATTTGTATTCGAACAAGGAAAAACCCCTGGGCCCGGCCACGCAAATCCTTATCGAATTGCTGCGCACCTTCGACACCGCGCCGCTGGATGCGCCGTTCGCCGCCCCTGAACAAGCCTGA
- a CDS encoding 3-phosphoglycerate kinase, whose protein sequence is MKKICCAVLALLPLTAFAYPIDVEKHLNGLSIDYNAYDTDADIGSIQVNNYGSTDAACTVVFSNGPEAPRTRKIEVAAGKFKNATAKFNRNIIKLRIKLTCQPK, encoded by the coding sequence ATGAAGAAAATCTGTTGTGCGGTGCTGGCCCTGTTGCCGCTGACTGCGTTTGCCTATCCGATTGATGTGGAAAAACACCTCAACGGCCTGAGCATCGACTACAACGCCTATGACACCGATGCCGACATCGGTTCCATCCAGGTCAATAACTACGGCAGCACTGACGCGGCCTGTACCGTGGTCTTCAGCAATGGCCCCGAAGCACCGCGCACCCGCAAGATCGAAGTGGCCGCCGGTAAGTTCAAGAACGCCACGGCCAAGTTCAACCGCAACATCATCAAGCTGCGCATCAAGCTGACCTGTCAGCCGAAATAG
- a CDS encoding FMN-dependent NADH-azoreductase, whose amino-acid sequence MSRVLIIESSARQQDSVSRQLTQTFISQWKAAHPADEISVRDLAINPVPHLDASLLGGWMKPTEQRNEVENASLERSNQLTDELLAADVLVMAAPMYNFAIPSTLKAWLDHVLRAGVTFKYTPTGPQGLLAGKRAFVLTARGGIHAGGSTDHQEPYLRQVMGFIGIHDVTFIHAEGMNLGGDFQEKGLNQANAKLSQVA is encoded by the coding sequence ATGTCCCGCGTTCTGATCATCGAAAGCAGTGCCCGCCAGCAAGACTCGGTTTCCCGTCAACTCACCCAGACTTTCATCAGCCAGTGGAAAGCTGCGCACCCGGCCGACGAAATCAGCGTTCGCGACCTGGCGATCAATCCGGTGCCCCATCTGGATGCCAGTTTGCTGGGTGGCTGGATGAAGCCTACCGAGCAGCGCAACGAGGTTGAAAATGCCTCGCTGGAACGCTCCAACCAGTTGACCGATGAATTGCTGGCCGCCGACGTCCTGGTGATGGCAGCACCGATGTACAACTTCGCCATCCCCAGCACCTTGAAAGCCTGGCTCGACCACGTGCTGCGTGCCGGCGTGACCTTCAAGTACACCCCCACCGGCCCTCAAGGCCTGCTGGCCGGCAAGCGCGCCTTTGTGCTGACCGCCCGCGGCGGCATCCATGCCGGTGGCAGCACCGACCACCAGGAACCTTACCTGCGCCAAGTCATGGGCTTCATCGGTATTCACGATGTGACCTTCATCCATGCCGAAGGCATGAACCTGGGCGGCGACTTCCAGGAGAAAGGGTTGAATCAGGCCAACGCCAAACTGTCCCAGGTCGCCTGA
- a CDS encoding ATP-binding protein, with protein MFKVKRKTWALFLVYLIGAGGYIYYLYVETQSVLTDNINNKLLHAALGASAILGDRYHDNLVDKQSKSPEQDWDTIQRLSSFNESMGTAFVYSVIKRGAEAYLVSSSASQKEIQEKNFVRFFDPYPDASQALLDSFERTKPTWIDYSDHWGDFRAVFVPLKSHDGTVYVVGAEITLADYYQQLNHDSLYHIILAILVFLAFILLRMRAHLQQLRVNEHVLNQAKNAAEDADRSKTRFLATMSHEIRTPMYGVIGATELLARSALDPEQRRLLTTIHSSGRTLLSLIDNILDLAKIEAGKLELKPRVFEVRVLVSSCMEMIRQSIQDKPIVLDAQFSPDVPPLVKTDIDCLRQILINLLGNAVKFTEAGKVSLLVTTSGHGPQARLDFAIRDTGIGIPMERQDNLFKPFAQFKGAASQRFTGSGLGLSICKNLLEAQQGTLSFTSEPGVGSTFSFSLPLALFSVSEIPLRDDHATVGFDSSFAEDYPLDILLVENHPVSQKVAMAMLQELGYAPDLASDGLEAVNRCMTSMPEIILMDINMPVMDGMEAVRKIRELPRGDTCYIVAFTASAFSSEIERFRAAGADDILTKPANFQALTRVLQRAANYRQLRQASPSIVDEIPS; from the coding sequence ATGTTCAAAGTCAAACGCAAGACCTGGGCTTTATTCCTGGTCTACCTCATCGGGGCCGGTGGCTACATCTACTACCTCTATGTCGAGACGCAAAGCGTCCTTACTGACAATATTAATAACAAGTTGCTGCATGCCGCGCTGGGCGCTTCGGCTATTCTCGGCGACCGTTACCACGACAACCTGGTCGATAAACAATCCAAATCGCCAGAGCAAGATTGGGACACCATTCAACGGCTCTCCAGCTTCAACGAGTCCATGGGCACCGCGTTTGTCTATAGCGTGATCAAACGGGGCGCAGAAGCGTATCTCGTCAGTTCCAGCGCATCGCAGAAAGAAATTCAAGAGAAGAATTTCGTGCGCTTTTTCGATCCTTATCCCGATGCCAGCCAGGCTTTACTCGACAGTTTTGAGCGCACCAAGCCAACCTGGATCGACTATTCGGATCATTGGGGTGATTTTCGCGCAGTCTTTGTCCCACTAAAATCGCACGACGGTACGGTGTATGTTGTCGGCGCGGAAATTACTTTGGCGGACTACTACCAACAACTTAATCATGACTCTCTGTACCATATCATCCTTGCCATCCTGGTCTTTCTCGCTTTCATCCTTTTACGCATGCGTGCTCATCTCCAGCAACTGCGAGTCAACGAACACGTATTGAATCAGGCAAAAAATGCCGCCGAAGACGCTGATCGTTCAAAAACCAGATTCCTGGCCACCATGAGTCATGAAATCCGCACCCCCATGTACGGTGTCATTGGCGCCACCGAGTTGCTGGCCCGCTCCGCGCTGGATCCCGAACAACGTCGCCTTCTCACAACGATTCATTCCAGTGGCCGGACCCTGCTGTCTCTTATTGATAACATCCTCGATCTGGCAAAAATCGAAGCGGGCAAACTTGAATTGAAACCGCGTGTTTTCGAAGTGAGAGTTCTGGTTTCATCCTGCATGGAAATGATCCGGCAAAGTATTCAGGACAAACCCATCGTCCTGGACGCCCAGTTCTCCCCGGACGTACCGCCTTTGGTCAAAACCGATATTGATTGCCTTCGCCAGATATTGATCAACTTGCTGGGCAACGCGGTCAAATTTACCGAAGCCGGAAAAGTATCCCTCCTGGTCACCACCAGCGGTCACGGTCCTCAAGCGCGCCTCGACTTCGCCATACGCGATACTGGCATCGGTATCCCCATGGAGCGGCAAGACAACCTGTTCAAGCCTTTCGCCCAGTTCAAAGGGGCGGCTAGCCAACGCTTCACTGGGAGTGGGCTGGGTCTTTCTATCTGTAAGAACCTGCTTGAGGCGCAGCAGGGGACTTTATCTTTCACCAGCGAGCCTGGTGTTGGCTCGACATTCTCCTTTTCTCTCCCCCTGGCGCTTTTTTCCGTCTCGGAAATACCCCTCAGGGATGATCATGCAACGGTTGGCTTCGACTCGTCGTTTGCCGAGGATTATCCGCTCGATATCCTGCTGGTGGAGAACCATCCGGTGAGCCAGAAAGTGGCGATGGCGATGCTACAAGAGTTGGGTTATGCCCCCGACCTTGCGTCTGATGGCCTGGAAGCGGTCAATCGTTGCATGACGTCGATGCCAGAGATCATTTTGATGGATATCAACATGCCCGTCATGGATGGAATGGAGGCCGTGCGCAAAATCCGTGAATTACCACGGGGCGATACTTGCTACATCGTTGCTTTCACCGCGAGCGCCTTTTCGAGCGAGATAGAGCGTTTCAGGGCCGCCGGTGCCGATGACATCTTAACCAAACCGGCAAACTTCCAGGCTTTGACCCGAGTACTCCAGCGCGCCGCCAACTACCGGCAACTGCGCCAGGCCAGCCCTTCGATCGTGGATGAAATTCCAAGTTAA
- a CDS encoding carboxylate/amino acid/amine transporter — protein MGYLLFVTLIQAFSFSLIGEYLAGHVDSYFAVLVRVVLAGLVFIPLTRWRQVEPSFMRGMLLIGALQFGVTYVCLYLSFRVLTVPEVLLFTILTPLHVTLIEDTLNRRFNPWALIAALVAVAGAAVIRYDRINPDFFMGFLLLQLANFTYAAGQVLYKHLVARHPSDLPHYRRFGYFYLGALAVALPAFLLFGKADFWPEAPLQWGVLVFLGLVSTALGLYWWNKGACLVSGGTLAVMNNLHVPVGLLLNLLIWNQHEELGRLLLGGSVIVAAVWISRLGIRQLHTAH, from the coding sequence ATGGGCTATCTACTTTTTGTGACGCTGATCCAGGCGTTTTCCTTCAGCCTGATCGGCGAATACCTGGCCGGGCATGTGGACAGTTATTTCGCGGTGCTGGTGCGGGTTGTGCTGGCGGGGCTGGTGTTCATTCCGCTGACGCGCTGGCGCCAGGTGGAGCCATCGTTCATGCGCGGCATGCTGTTGATCGGCGCCTTGCAGTTTGGCGTGACCTACGTCTGCCTGTACTTGAGCTTCCGGGTGCTGACTGTGCCCGAGGTGTTGCTCTTCACCATCCTCACGCCACTGCACGTGACCTTGATCGAAGACACGCTGAACCGTCGCTTCAACCCCTGGGCACTGATCGCGGCACTGGTGGCCGTGGCTGGCGCGGCGGTGATTCGCTATGACCGGATCAACCCGGATTTCTTCATGGGCTTTTTGCTGCTGCAACTGGCCAACTTCACCTACGCGGCCGGGCAGGTGCTATACAAACACCTGGTGGCTCGTCACCCGAGCGACCTGCCGCACTATCGACGGTTCGGCTACTTCTACCTCGGCGCGCTGGCGGTGGCGTTGCCGGCCTTCCTGCTGTTCGGCAAGGCAGACTTCTGGCCCGAAGCCCCGCTGCAATGGGGCGTGCTGGTGTTCCTTGGCCTGGTCTCTACTGCGCTGGGACTGTATTGGTGGAACAAAGGCGCCTGCCTGGTCAGCGGCGGGACGCTGGCAGTGATGAACAACCTGCACGTGCCGGTGGGGCTGCTGTTGAACCTGCTGATCTGGAACCAGCACGAGGAGTTGGGGCGGTTGCTGCTGGGCGGGTCGGTGATAGTGGCGGCGGTGTGGATCAGTCGGTTGGGTATACGGCAACTCCATACTGCACACTGA
- a CDS encoding DEAD/DEAH box helicase translates to MFSQFALHERLLKAVAELKFVEPTPVQAAAIPLALQGRDLRVTAQTGSGKTAAFVLPILNRLIGPAKVRVSIKTLILLPTRELAQQTLKEVERFSQFTFIKSGLITGGEDFKVQAAMLRKVPDILIGTPGRMIEQLNAGNLDLKEVEVLVLDEADRMLDMGFAEDVQRLVDECTNRQQTMLFSATTGGSGLREMIAKVLNNPEHLQLNAVSQLNATTRQQIITADHNQHKEQIVNWLLANETYQKAIVFTNTRAMADRIYGRLVAQEYKAFVLHGDKDQKDRKLAIDRLKQGGVKILVATDVAARGLDVDGLDLVINFDMPRSGDEYVHRIGRTGRAGNDGLAISLICHGDWNLMSSIERYLKQSFERRTIKEVKGTYGGPKKVKASGKAVGVKKKKVDAKGDKKKTGAKAPTKRKIANRPKTDALSLVSKDGMAPLKRRKPEAPAAE, encoded by the coding sequence GTGTTTTCCCAATTCGCCCTGCACGAACGCCTGCTCAAAGCCGTGGCCGAGCTTAAATTTGTCGAGCCAACGCCGGTGCAGGCAGCGGCTATTCCGCTCGCGCTCCAGGGGCGTGACCTGCGGGTGACGGCGCAGACCGGCAGCGGCAAGACCGCTGCGTTCGTGTTGCCGATCCTCAACCGCCTGATCGGCCCGGCCAAGGTTCGCGTCAGCATCAAGACCCTGATCCTGCTGCCGACCCGTGAACTGGCCCAGCAGACCTTGAAGGAAGTGGAGCGTTTCTCGCAGTTCACCTTCATCAAGTCCGGCCTGATCACCGGTGGCGAAGACTTCAAGGTCCAGGCCGCCATGCTGCGCAAAGTGCCAGACATTCTGATCGGTACGCCGGGGCGGATGATCGAGCAATTGAACGCCGGCAACCTCGACCTGAAGGAAGTCGAAGTGCTGGTGCTCGATGAAGCCGACCGCATGCTGGACATGGGTTTTGCCGAAGACGTCCAGCGCCTGGTGGACGAATGCACCAACCGCCAGCAAACCATGCTGTTCTCCGCCACCACCGGCGGTTCGGGCCTGCGGGAAATGATCGCCAAGGTGCTGAACAACCCCGAGCACTTGCAGCTCAACGCGGTCAGCCAACTGAACGCCACCACTCGCCAGCAGATCATCACCGCCGACCACAACCAGCACAAAGAACAGATCGTGAACTGGTTGCTGGCCAACGAGACCTACCAGAAAGCCATCGTCTTCACCAACACCCGGGCCATGGCCGACCGTATCTATGGGCGTCTTGTCGCCCAGGAATACAAGGCGTTCGTGCTGCATGGCGATAAAGACCAGAAAGACCGCAAGCTGGCCATCGACCGCCTCAAGCAGGGCGGCGTGAAAATCCTCGTGGCCACCGACGTCGCCGCCCGCGGCCTGGACGTGGACGGCCTGGACCTGGTCATCAACTTTGACATGCCCCGCAGCGGCGACGAATACGTGCACCGCATCGGTCGTACCGGCCGCGCCGGTAACGACGGCTTGGCGATCTCGCTGATCTGCCACGGCGACTGGAACCTGATGTCGAGCATCGAGCGCTACCTCAAGCAGAGCTTCGAGCGCCGCACCATCAAGGAAGTCAAAGGCACCTACGGCGGACCGAAAAAGGTCAAGGCCTCGGGCAAGGCCGTCGGTGTGAAGAAGAAAAAAGTCGACGCCAAGGGCGACAAAAAGAAAACCGGCGCCAAGGCTCCAACCAAACGCAAAATCGCCAACCGCCCGAAGACCGACGCCCTGTCGCTGGTCAGCAAGGACGGCATGGCCCCGCTCAAGCGCCGCAAGCCAGAGGCGCCTGCGGCTGAGTGA